In the genome of Falsirhodobacter halotolerans, the window GGCCAAGGCCGGACGTGAAGTGAAATTGAAAACCGCCGTCGACGAAGCGCTGATCGGCGGTCTCGTCGTCAAGCTCGGCTCGACCATGATCGACACGTCGGTCCGCTCGAAGCTCGCGGCTCTCCAGAATACCATGAAAGAGGTTGGATAATGGCAATCCAGGCTGCTGAGATCTCTGCGATCCTTAAAGAGCAGATCAAGAACTTCGGTCAGGATGCCGAAGTGGCCGAAGTCGGTCGCGTCCTGTCGGTCGGCGACGGGATTGCCCGCGTCTATGGCCTCGACAGCGTTCAGGCTGGCGAGATGGTCGAATTCCCCGGCGGCATCCGCGGGATGGCGCTGAACCTTGAAACCGACAATGTCGGCGTCGTGATCTTCGGCGACGACCGCGGCATCAAGGAAGGCGACACGGTCAAGCGCACGCAGTCCATCGTGGACGTGCCGGTGGGCGATGCCCTTCTGGGTCGCGTCGTGGACGGTCTGGGCAACCCGCTGGACGGCAAGGGTCCGATCGCCGCGACCGAGCGTCGCGTGGCCGACGTGAAGGCCCCGGGCATCATCCCGCGCAAGGGCGTGCACGAACCGATGGCGACCGGCATCAAGTCCGTGGACGCGATGATCCCGGTGGGCCGTGGCCAGCGCGAGCTGATCATCGGCGACCGTCAGACGGGCAAGACCGCGATCGCGCTCGACACGATCCTGAACCAGAAATCCTACAACGAGGCGGCCGGGTCGGACGAATCGAAGAAGCTCTATTGCGTCTATGTCGCGATCGGGCAGAAGCGGTCCACCGTGGCGCAGCTGGTGAAGAAGCTGGAAGAAACCGGCGCCATGGCCTATTCGATGGTCGTCGCCGCCACCGCCTCGGACCCCGCGCCGATGCAGTATCTGGCCCCCTATGCCGCGACCGCGATGGCGGAATACTTCCGCGACAACGGTCGTCACGCGCTGATCATCTATGATGACCTGTCCAAACAGGCCGTGTCCTATCGTCAGATGTCGCTGCTGCTGCGCCGTCCGCCGGGCCGCGAAGCCTATCCGGGCGACGTGTTCTACCTCCACTCCCGCCTGCTGGAGCGTTCGGCCAAGCTGAACAGCGATTTCGGTTCGGGCTCGCTGACGGCGCTGCCGATCATCGAAA includes:
- the atpA gene encoding F0F1 ATP synthase subunit alpha, with protein sequence MAIQAAEISAILKEQIKNFGQDAEVAEVGRVLSVGDGIARVYGLDSVQAGEMVEFPGGIRGMALNLETDNVGVVIFGDDRGIKEGDTVKRTQSIVDVPVGDALLGRVVDGLGNPLDGKGPIAATERRVADVKAPGIIPRKGVHEPMATGIKSVDAMIPVGRGQRELIIGDRQTGKTAIALDTILNQKSYNEAAGSDESKKLYCVYVAIGQKRSTVAQLVKKLEETGAMAYSMVVAATASDPAPMQYLAPYAATAMAEYFRDNGRHALIIYDDLSKQAVSYRQMSLLLRRPPGREAYPGDVFYLHSRLLERSAKLNSDFGSGSLTALPIIETQGGDVSAFIPTNVISITDGQIFLETELFYQGIRPAVNTGLSVSRVGSSAQTDAMKSVAGSVKLELAQYREMAAFAQFGSDLDAATQQLLNRGARLTELMKQPQYAPLTNAEIVCVIFAGIKGYLDKIAVKDVGRFEEGLLQYLRTDRKDLLDDITQNDRKVKGELEEKIRAALDAFAKDFA